ATGTCGGTGCAGGCGGCCGCTCTTCGCCTTCGTGATCTGGGATTGATCCACTCCGCTGTCGCCTTCAGGGTTCTGACCCGTCTGACCGCTTCCGAAGGAATGATCCGAGCCGGGGAGTATCCTCTGTCGGCGGAGATGTCGCCGCGGGAAATTCTCCGGCAATTGCGCCGGGGGGCGGTGATCCTCCATCGGGTGACAATCCCGGAAGGGTTGAGAGGCGAGGATGTGGCACGGATCGTTGCGGCGAAATTCCCCCTTTCCCGGAAGCGTCTCGTGGCACTTCAGTCCGATCCCAAATTCATTGCCTCCCTTGGCGTTCAGGCTCCAACCCTTGAGGGATATCTTCTGCCCGAGACCTATTCCTTTCCGAAGAACGTGACGGAGAAAGAAGTGTTGCGCAAGATGGTTTCCGATATGCAGGCATTCTTCGATGCGAAAAAACGTCAACGGGCGGAGCAGCTTGGTCTGTCCTTTCATCAGGTTCTGACCCTGGCATCGATCATCGAGAAAGAGGCCGCCCGGGAGGATGAAAAGCCCCGGATCGCCTCCGTTTACTACAATCGGTTAAAAAAAGGAATGCGTCTTCAAAGCGATCCCACCGTGATCTACGGGATCAAGAACTTCGACGGGAACCTCCGCCGGCGGGACCTGAAGGCGGATACTCCTTACAATACCTACACACGGTACGGTCTTCCCCCCACGCCGATCGCGAACCCAGGCAAAAGCTCTATCATGGCCGTCCTTTATCCGGAGGTCTCCCCCTATCTCTATTTCGTTTCCCGGAACGACGGAACGCACGCCTTTTCCGTAACATTGGCGGAGCATAATCGGGCTGTGAACCGTTATCAGCGAAGACGGCGATGAATCT
This sequence is a window from Deltaproteobacteria bacterium. Protein-coding genes within it:
- the mltG gene encoding endolytic transglycosylase MltG, coding for MIRSRLPFLIFFVLSGITLSAVYFYSLLYVPQQESAKPVIVEIPFGMSVQAAALRLRDLGLIHSAVAFRVLTRLTASEGMIRAGEYPLSAEMSPREILRQLRRGAVILHRVTIPEGLRGEDVARIVAAKFPLSRKRLVALQSDPKFIASLGVQAPTLEGYLLPETYSFPKNVTEKEVLRKMVSDMQAFFDAKKRQRAEQLGLSFHQVLTLASIIEKEAAREDEKPRIASVYYNRLKKGMRLQSDPTVIYGIKNFDGNLRRRDLKADTPYNTYTRYGLPPTPIANPGKSSIMAVLYPEVSPYLYFVSRNDGTHAFSVTLAEHNRAVNRYQRRRR